The window TTCGCACGCATCCACGCGACCCTCGACGGCTGGCGCGAGGCGCTGCCCGGCCCGGGCGACGGGACGGTGGACGAGCGTGTCGCCGCGCTGGTGCTGCCCGCACTCGACGCCGACGACCCGCTGCTCATCGGCGCGGGCTACATCGCCGCGCCGGAGGGGCCGGAGGGCGACCTGCGGTTCGCCTGGTGGCTGGGCGCGCTCGACGACAATCCCGTCTTCGGCGCCACCTCGGGGCCGTCGAAGCTCGATCTCGCGTCCCGTTCGTACTCCGAGTACCTCCGCGACCTCCGCTCGCTGGAGTGGTACCGCATCCCGCAGTCCACCCACCGCACGCACGTCACCGGCCCGTACGTCGACCATCTGTGCGCGTGCGACTACATCGTCACCGTGACCTCGCCGGTGGAGCGTTCGGGCGCGATGATCGGGGTCGTCGGGGTCGACGTGTACGTCAAGCGGCTGGAGCGCGAGCTGCTCCCCGGGATGCTCGCCGCCGGGCGGCCGCTCGCCCTGGTCAACGCGGCGGGGCGCGTCACGGTGTCCACCGACCCCGCGGTCGCGGTCGGGACGGTCGTCGCGGTGCCGGACCGCGCGCGCCACTGCGCCGGGACCCCGTTCCGCCTGGTCGAGCATCCCGTCGCTCGGTGACCGTGCCGGTTCCCGGCTACACTCGCATCGACCACGAGAGGAGCCGACGATGACTGGCGGCTTCATCCGTTACGCCCCGACGGCCGGCCCCTCGCGATGGCTGCTCATCGCCGGGCGCCGCTTCGTCGCCGCCGTCGAGAGCACCGTCTCCGACGAGATCGTCGACGCCGTGTACTGGCTCGCCGACTCGGACCTCGCGACCATCGAGTCCGTGGTGGGTGCGTTCCCGCTGGCCGGACCCGACAGCGTGCGGTCCTTCGCCGTCGCGGAGCTCGCCGAGCCCAACGCGGCGGGCGAGGTGACGGTCACGGCGGTCGTCCGCGGCTCCGCGGCGATCGACGTGTTCTCCGTCGGGGGAGCACGCCGGTTCTCCGCCGGGGGCGTCCAGCCGTGGGTGCTGGCGGAGTTCCGCACCGTGACGGGCCTCGTGCTGCAGGGCGACGACGCGGCGACCGGACCGGTCGCGCGGCTGGCCATCGGCTCGCTGCCGCTCGGCATCGGCATCGCCGACGGCGAGCTCCTCACTTGGACGCTGACGCCGATCGAGCGCGCCGAACGGAGCGCCGCACCGGCCCGGGGCGAGGCAGCCGCCGAGGCGCCGGACGACGCCTCCGCCGGCCCGGCGGCCGAGGAGACGATCATCCGGGACCGCAACCGGAGCTCGAGCCTGTTCGGCCGGGGTGCGGGCGCTGCGGCCGACGACCCGGAGGTCGTGCCCCCTGCCGTCCACCCCGCCGCCCACGAACTGCCCGGTGCGGTCGACATCGAGGAGCCGACCGCCGCACCGGCGCCCGGACCCGCGAGCGCCGCGCCGCGCATCCCGCCGCCGCCCGCTGGGCCGTTGGAGCGCGACACGCCGTCCGCCCCGCTCACCGTCGTGCCCACGGATGAGCTGCCCATCACCGAGCCGGTCGTCGCTCCTCCGCCCCGCGCGACCTTCGCGGTGCGCCTCCCGTCGGGGGACACCATCGCGCTCGACGCCCCGGTCCTGGTGGGACGGCGCCCCACGATGCAGCGGGTGGAATCCGGCGAGACGCCGCGGCTGGCGACGGTCGCATCGCCGACGCAGGAGGTGTCGTCGACGCACGCCCGCATCGAGCAGTCGGGGGACGCCGTCGTGGTGACCGACCTCCGTTCGACGAATGGCACCGTCGTGACCGGTCCCGCGGGCGCCCGCCGGCTGCGGCCGGGGGAGTCGGTGGTCGTGCTCGCAGGAGCGAGGGTCGAGATCGGCGACGGTAATATCATCGAGATCACCGCCCGACGAGACGAAGGACGCGAGTGACCCAGATCGGTCGCAGCAGCAGACGCCACACGGTGGCCGTCCCCGGCGATCCCGACGCGCGCATCAGTCTCTCGTGGGCCGCGCTGAGCGACACGGGATACCGGCGCAGCGTCAACGAGGACAGCCTCCTCGCGCGGTCGCCGATCTTCGCCGTCGCCGACGGGATGGGCGGTCACACCGCGGGCGACTTCGCCAGCACGGCGGTGGTGACGCGCCTCGCCGAGAAGGTGAAGGCGGACTTCGTCGGCGAGGTGACGCTCACCGAGGCCCTGCGCGCGGCCGTGGACGACATGAGCCGCGGGGTCGGGCACACCGACCTCGGCACGGGGACGACGGTGACCGGGATCGCCCTGACCCTGGTCGACGGCTCGCCCTACTGGCTGGTGTTCAACATCGGCGACTCCCGGGTCTACAGCTACCGCGACGGCACGCTGGAGCAGCTGACGGTCGACCACTCGATCGTGCAGGAGCTCCTCGACGCGGGCGCCATCACGCCGGCCGAGGCCGAAGTCCACCCGCACAGCAACGTCATCACCCGCGCGGTCGGCTTCAACGAGGACCCGGTCCCGGACTACTTCCTGCTGCCGATCGTCGCCGGCTCCCGGCTGCTGGTCTGCTCGGACGGCCTGACGAAGGAGCTGACCGAGCACGGCATCCGCTACTTCCTCGGCGAGGGCTCGTCCCCGCTCGACGCGGCGCAGCAGCTGATGGATGCGGCGCTCGG is drawn from Leifsonia shinshuensis and contains these coding sequences:
- a CDS encoding cache domain-containing protein, which encodes MAETPAAHGAEAVDAAAVDAAAAQVEELFARIHATLDGWREALPGPGDGTVDERVAALVLPALDADDPLLIGAGYIAAPEGPEGDLRFAWWLGALDDNPVFGATSGPSKLDLASRSYSEYLRDLRSLEWYRIPQSTHRTHVTGPYVDHLCACDYIVTVTSPVERSGAMIGVVGVDVYVKRLERELLPGMLAAGRPLALVNAAGRVTVSTDPAVAVGTVVAVPDRARHCAGTPFRLVEHPVAR
- a CDS encoding FHA domain-containing protein produces the protein MTGGFIRYAPTAGPSRWLLIAGRRFVAAVESTVSDEIVDAVYWLADSDLATIESVVGAFPLAGPDSVRSFAVAELAEPNAAGEVTVTAVVRGSAAIDVFSVGGARRFSAGGVQPWVLAEFRTVTGLVLQGDDAATGPVARLAIGSLPLGIGIADGELLTWTLTPIERAERSAAPARGEAAAEAPDDASAGPAAEETIIRDRNRSSSLFGRGAGAAADDPEVVPPAVHPAAHELPGAVDIEEPTAAPAPGPASAAPRIPPPPAGPLERDTPSAPLTVVPTDELPITEPVVAPPPRATFAVRLPSGDTIALDAPVLVGRRPTMQRVESGETPRLATVASPTQEVSSTHARIEQSGDAVVVTDLRSTNGTVVTGPAGARRLRPGESVVVLAGARVEIGDGNIIEITARRDEGRE
- a CDS encoding protein phosphatase 2C domain-containing protein, whose translation is MTQIGRSSRRHTVAVPGDPDARISLSWAALSDTGYRRSVNEDSLLARSPIFAVADGMGGHTAGDFASTAVVTRLAEKVKADFVGEVTLTEALRAAVDDMSRGVGHTDLGTGTTVTGIALTLVDGSPYWLVFNIGDSRVYSYRDGTLEQLTVDHSIVQELLDAGAITPAEAEVHPHSNVITRAVGFNEDPVPDYFLLPIVAGSRLLVCSDGLTKELTEHGIRYFLGEGSSPLDAAQQLMDAALGNGGRDNVTVVVVDVLATPESGAHRDGESRRPARRH